In the genome of Pantoea agglomerans, the window ATGCCCGCAGCAGCCAAATCTTTAGCCGCCGTTTGCGTCAGCCCGCGCACCGCGAACTTGCTGGAGCTATACACGGCCAGCTCTGGGTTGCCGACGTGGCCCGCCTGAGAACAGGCGTTGATAATTTTCCCGCCGTGGCTTTCCGCGGCGAACGCCTGGATCGCCGCCTGCATGCCCCAGATAACGCCCTTCACGTTGACGTTATACACCTTATCGATCACCTCTTCGGTGATATCGGCGATCGGCGTAGAGGGCGCGACGCCGGCATTGTTCACAATGACGTCGAAGCCGCCCAGCGCGCGTCTCGCCTCCTCGACCGCCGCAAAGACGCGATCGCGCCGGGCGACGTCGACCTGCAGCGCAACCGCCTTGCCGCCGGCGCGGGTAATCGTCTCCGCAACCTGCTGCGCGGTGTCGGCATTATAATCGGCGACCGCCACGGCAAAGCCGTCTTTCGCCAGGCGTAATGCGATCGCCGCGCCGATGCCCTGACCGGCGCCGGTAACAAAAGCCACTTTATTTTTCATAACGCTATCCTTTTAAGGTTAGATCAGAGCAGCTGGCTGAGATGAAGCTGTCCCATCAGCAGCGGGTTGTCGCTGTAGTCGACGGGAAGGGCAACCACAGCCGGCCCGTTCACATCCATCGCTTTGCGCAGCGTCGGCTCCAGCTCTGCCGCGCTGTTTACCGCAAACCCGGCCGCGCCGAAGGCTTCGGCATAGGCTTTAAAGTCGACCGGGCCGAAGTTGACGCCGGAGAGGCGCTGGTACTTTTTCTCCTCCTGGATGGCGACCATGTTGTAGGCGTTATCGACCCAGATAATGTGCAGAATGTTGGCCTTCAGCCTGACGGCGGTTTCCAGCTCCATGCTCGACTGCAAAAATCCGCCGTCGCCTGAGACCGACACCACTTTGCGCGACGGATCCACCAGCCAGGCGCCGATAGCCCACGGCAGCGCGACGCCCATCGTCTGCTGCCCGTTGGAAATCATGATTTGACGCGCGCGGAAGCTGTAAAGATAACGGGCGATCCAGATATGAAAGCTGCCCATGTCGACGGTCAGGCTGACGTCGTTGTTGATGATGTCCTGCATGGCGCGCACGATGCGCAGCGGATGCAGCGCGAACTGATCCAGGCTGGCGCCCTGCATCGCCAGCAGCTGCCGTTGCTGGCGGCGATCCTCCAGCACGGCGGCGGCCGCCTCGCTGAGCTGCAGCGGCGAGGCGATGCGCGCGGCGATTTTACGCACGGTCTGGGCGATATCACCCACCAGCTCGGCGTCAGGCAGGTAGAGATTGTCAGCCTCCGCCGGCAGCACATCGATATGCACCAGCATCGCTTTTCCGCTGTTCCACATCGCGGGCTCATACTCAACCGGGCTGTAGCCGATGGTGATGATCAAATCGGCCTGCTGCAGCAGACGATCGCCCGCCTGGTTGTTAAACAGGCCGATACGTCCGGCAAAGCGCGAAAAGTGCTCCTGACGCACCGCGCCGGCCGCCTGATAGGTGCTGGTGACGGGAATGCGGCTTTTGCTCAGCAGCTCGTGGATCGCCTCGCTGTTCTCTGGCTGGCTCGCCATCAGGCCCAGCAGGATCACCGGATTTTTGGCCCGGGCGATTTCGCGGCTGACCGCCTCGACCAGCGAATCGGGCGCGGCGCCCAGCGTGACGCGTCCCTTGTGCTGCAGCGGCGTGCCTGACACCGGCTGGTCGACGATATCCTGCGGCAGGCTGATAAAGGCGCCGCCGCCGCGGCCGTTCTCAGCATGGCGAAAAGCGTTGGACACGCATTCGGCCAGCGCAGAGGCGTCGGTAACCTCTACGGCGAATTTCGTCACCGGACGAAACATCGACACGGTATCCATGCTCTGATGAACCTGCTTGGCGCTGTCGGAACGCTTCACCGCGCCGCCAATCGCCACCACCGGATCGCCTTCGCTGGTGGCGGTGGCCATGCCGGTCACGAGGTTCGAGCAGCCCGGCCCCGAGGTGACCAGCGCCACGCCGGCGCTGCCGGTCAGCCTGCCGACCGCGGCCGCCATAAAGGCGGCGTTCGCCTCATGCCTCACCGGGATTAGCTGAATAGGGGAATCCACCAGCGAATCGAATACCTTGTCGATTTTGGCGCCGGGAATGCCGAACACATGGTTGACGCCCTGCGCTTCAAGCTGCGCCACCACGAGATCGGCGCCGCTGTTCCAGAGCACGTTGGTTTTTAGCGTTTTCATCATCACCTCAGTTGTTAGCTTTCGACAGCCCGAATGGCTTCATCCAGATCCTGCGGGTTCAGA includes:
- a CDS encoding (S)-acetoin forming diacetyl reductase — encoded protein: MKNKVAFVTGAGQGIGAAIALRLAKDGFAVAVADYNADTAQQVAETITRAGGKAVALQVDVARRDRVFAAVEEARRALGGFDVIVNNAGVAPSTPIADITEEVIDKVYNVNVKGVIWGMQAAIQAFAAESHGGKIINACSQAGHVGNPELAVYSSSKFAVRGLTQTAAKDLAAAGITVNAFCPGIVKTPMWEAIDKQISEAAGEPAGYGTREFAKRITLGRLSEPEDVAACVSFLAGPDSDYMTGQSLLIDGGMVFN
- the alsS gene encoding acetolactate synthase AlsS; this translates as MKTLKTNVLWNSGADLVVAQLEAQGVNHVFGIPGAKIDKVFDSLVDSPIQLIPVRHEANAAFMAAAVGRLTGSAGVALVTSGPGCSNLVTGMATATSEGDPVVAIGGAVKRSDSAKQVHQSMDTVSMFRPVTKFAVEVTDASALAECVSNAFRHAENGRGGGAFISLPQDIVDQPVSGTPLQHKGRVTLGAAPDSLVEAVSREIARAKNPVILLGLMASQPENSEAIHELLSKSRIPVTSTYQAAGAVRQEHFSRFAGRIGLFNNQAGDRLLQQADLIITIGYSPVEYEPAMWNSGKAMLVHIDVLPAEADNLYLPDAELVGDIAQTVRKIAARIASPLQLSEAAAAVLEDRRQQRQLLAMQGASLDQFALHPLRIVRAMQDIINNDVSLTVDMGSFHIWIARYLYSFRARQIMISNGQQTMGVALPWAIGAWLVDPSRKVVSVSGDGGFLQSSMELETAVRLKANILHIIWVDNAYNMVAIQEEKKYQRLSGVNFGPVDFKAYAEAFGAAGFAVNSAAELEPTLRKAMDVNGPAVVALPVDYSDNPLLMGQLHLSQLL